A genomic stretch from Canis lupus familiaris isolate Mischka breed German Shepherd chromosome 17, alternate assembly UU_Cfam_GSD_1.0, whole genome shotgun sequence includes:
- the PCARE gene encoding photoreceptor cilium actin regulator (The RefSeq protein has 4 substitutions compared to this genomic sequence) yields MGCTPSHNDIVNSVAKSGIQFFKKPKAILPGRQGGSERCSIPLLVPSSTCYDSGGGSSQAQRLAEEQPKARWTQSPNEGLYQLTRDPKGKDMEGLPPETKTSRSQLDESQSHMAKDLPSKTQSSHGFQGAAFSGEESEESTTQQRKLRCHTCGQQGHFCQTILPAHEPKGKVDFPEPLVKAHQHAYTYLHSCLSKYEAILCIIHQATQTQELLQPMVTFLLLCVDEVNRLLGEISKDGEMLLKEVKGDLSWPLGKGEPHEQPDLLQQLLQYTVSKLLVLSGTVASITGSFLEGSGNYLHATACHLGNKLSTKRGVDECLLRALGQLESLASGHGDPGMQDRPLCSEDSGIGADNESVHLVDKLGKQTSWDSASEPAEWMPVLSSTGEAKLSGHSWQQGPFRMGSDRPQDCPLSRPPTAKVQPTAWGGAGGPWPSSTGPENTTARPGGISKSALCDSLGIGISTEAHFSKGSRLMDTPSLSEGEDSSPDEEEDQVSGMSQCPWQEKLSHPRPRSSPGGPASPFQPHPRRLKSLQAQEMILKMKEAISERIKFVPVPSGPQDWAEEEEKTVVSPRPSTASGSSRAPVRQRRSHSEGCLKSHVEDPTLQELQRVQRDLSQRLEAFYALGAHLGQNSKQVLQPRATALRPDTCRVAPSNTTSKLKASLTKDFSILPSQAKSILQKCSPHPESKQSPQGKAEGLRVTTPSGEKAHEAAGAEDWNVRSCPTRTSVKKLIETFSPTEGLRTLGDFKDSGPSPCLRKWGIPIIPPRFPIYRGLSPLYPKPQISPAASGDSLKVGPGWRPLAPLFPPLLTAGACKREDPNFNCETEEDLEHLPPPPLEILMDKSFTSLESPESSKPAGSSSKGTRAPGLGSADPDRRTWASPKLRASLSPTDLLPSKSANAPARPHGTGPGGSKSGCGTRKLTLDLSPPPAASGNPEAEGRGARSAAPADRATSLCKHPQKATPWHHPSHTCGQHRTWEPSPARPAGGPRSPEGPRQSQDRSPLLASKASPTRGSWTRRADRRQPACHRPAQPSAPSVQGPPSAPGSPPCSPPLRGPPARGEGAPSAAPESPPAQDEACSPPGPRTEASSPSSRPSPSPPVSPALGRRWPGASGQGGGGAARASGNPRPLFWPASSPAFEAAPPGPPPPEAGGPRGTPAGGWRSSGPAARAASQRGGALCALNPRPFIRRTASDPRPGGRPRLPAPRAAGDAGGSALSRSSSSEESLKKDTEPWNSPCAPELKGGSRGASPPELCVLGHGLQREVRASRTQDKPQQKEVANQANQQGDTDASHPRRQWETAKHQTVP; encoded by the exons ATGGGGTGTACACCTTCCCACAATGACATTGTTAATAGTGTTGCTAAGAGTGgcatccagttttttaaaaagcccaaggCAATTTTGCCAGGACGTCAGGGGGGCAGTGAAAGATGCTCTATCCCTTTGCTGGTTCCAAGCTCCACCTGCTATGATTCTGGGGGAGGCTCCTCCCAGGCACAGAGGCTGGCAGAGGAGCAGCCAAAGGCCAGGTGGACCCAAAGCCCAAATGAAGGTCTCTATCAGCTCACAAGAGATCCCAAAGGGAAAGATATGGAAGGACTGCCCCCAGAAACCAAAACGTCCCGATCCCAGCTGGATGAATCACAAAGCCACATGGCTAAGGACCTTCCATCCAAGACACAGAGTTCTCATGGGTTCCAAGGGGCAGCCTTTTCTGGGGAAGAGAGTGAAGAAAGTACTACCCAGCAAAGAAAGCTGAGATGCCACACATGTGGCCAACAGGGCCATTTCTGCCAAACCATCCTTCCTGCTCACGAGCCTAAAGGCAAAGTGGATTTCCCTGAGCCCCTGGTGAAGGCCCACCAGCACGCCTACACCTACCTACACTCCTGCCTCTCCAAATATGAAGCAATTCTGTGCATCATTCATCAGGCCACCCAGACCCAAGAGCTGCTGCAGCCCATGGTCACCTTCCTGCTGCTATGCGTTGATGAGGTCAACCGGCTCTTGGGGGAGATCTCCAAGGATGGAGAAATGCTTCTCAAGGAAGTTAAGGGGGATCTGTCTTGGCCGTTGGGGAAAGGAGAGCCCCACGAGCAGCCAGATCTCCTGCAACAGCTTCTGCAGTACACAGTCAGCAAGCTGCTGGTGCTCAGTGGCACGGTGGCCTCGATCACGGGCAGCTTCCTGGAGGGCTCCGGCAATTACCTCCACGCTACCGCCTGCCACTTGGGAAATAAGCTGAGTACAAAGAGGGGTGTGGATGAATGCCTCCTAAGGGCTCTGGGGCAACTGGAAAGCTTGGCGAGCGGCCACGGAGACCCTGGGATGCAGGACAGACCCTTGTGCTCTGAGGACAGTGGCATCGGTGCTGACAACGAGTCTGTGCATCTGGTGGACAAGCTGGGCAAGCAAACCAGCTGGGACTCAGCATCAGAGCCTGCAGAATGGATGCCAGTGCTTTCATCCACAGGGGAAGCCAAGCTGTCAGGACATAGCTGGCAGCAAGGTCCTTTCCGGATGGGTTCCGACAGACCCCAGGACTGCCCACTCTCCAGGCCTCCGACGGCAAAGGTTCAGCCAACAGCATGGGGTGGAGCAGGTGGCCCATGGCCCTCTAGCACAGGCCCAGAAAATACTACTGCCAGGCCTGGAGGGATCAGCAAAAGTGCTCTGTGTGATTCCCTTGGGATTGGGATCTCGACAGAAGCACATTTTTCTAAAGGCTCCAGGTTGATGGACACCCCTTCCCTCAGTGAAGGTGAGGACAGCAGCCCAGACGAGGAGGAAGACCAGGTGAGTGGCATGAGTCAGTGTCCATGGCAGGAAAAATTGTCCCATCCGAGGCCACGCTCCTCACCTGGTGGCCCAGCAAGCCCATTCCAGCCACACCCCAGGAGGCTCAAGAGTCTCCAAGCCCAGGAAATGATTCTGAAAATGAAGGAAGCAATCAGTGAAAGGATCAAGTTCGTCCCTGTGCCTTCTGGGCCCCAGGACTGggccgaggaggaggagaagacagTGGTCTCCCCGAGACCTAGCACAGCCAGTGGCAGCAGCAGGGCCCCTGTGAGGCAGAGAAGGTCCCACTCAGAGGGGTGTCTGAAGAGTCACGTGGAGGACCCCACCCTCCAGGAGCTGCAGAGGGTCCAGAGAGACCTTAGCCAGAGGCTGGAGGCATTTTATGCCCTGGGTGCACATCTGGGGCAGAACTCAAAGCAGGTTCTGCAGCCCCGGGCCACAGCTCTGAGGCCCGACACCTGCAGGGTTGCACCCAGCAACACCACCAGCAAACTGAAGGCTTCCCTCACCAAGGACTTCAGCATTTTACCGAGTCAGGCCAAGAGCATCTTACAGAAATGCAGTCCCCACCCTGAGAGCAAACAGTCCCCACAGGGGAAGGCCGAGGGGCTCCGGGTCACCACTCCATCGGGTGAGAAGGCCCATGAGGCTGCAGGGGCCGAGGACTGGAATGTCAGGAGCTGTCCCACCAGAACATCAGTCAAGAAACTCATTGAAACCTTCAGTCCCACTGAGGGTCTGAGGACCCTGGGCGATTTCAAGGACTCTGGGCCAAGCCCCTGCCTCAGGAAGTGGGGGATCCCCATCATACCTCCCAGATTTCCTATATACAGGGGACTTTCCCCTTTGTATCCAAAGCCCCAAATTTCTCCAGCTGCAAGTGGAGACTCTCTCAAGGTGGGCCCAGGCTGGAGGCCCCTAGctccccttttccctcctctgcttACAGCAGGAGCGTGCAAGAGGGAGGACCCCAATTTTAACTGTGAAACAGAAGAGGATCTAGAGCACCTCCCTCCACCACCTCTGGAAATCCTGATGGACAAATCATTCACCTCTCTGGAGTCCCCAGAAAGCAGCAAGCCAGCAGGGAGCTCCTCCAAAGGGACCCGGGCTCCGGGGCTCGGATCGGCCGACCCCGACAGGAGAACGTGGGCTTCGCCAAAGCTAAGAGCCTCCTTGAGCCCCACTGACCTGCTACCCAGCAAGAGCGCGAATGCCCCCGCCAGGCCCCACGGCACAGGCCCGGGGGGCAGCAAGAGCGGCTGCGGTACCAGAAAGCTCACCTTGGACCTGAGCCCCCCGCCCGCAGCCAGTGGAAACCCAGAGGCGGAGGGCAGAGGGGCTCGGAGTGCGGCGCCTGCAGACAGGGCCACCAGCCTGTGCAAGCATCCCCAGAAGGCCACCCCCTGGCACCACCCCAGCCACACATGTGGACAGCACAGGACCTGGGAACCCAGCCCGGCCAGGCCAGCGGGGGGGCCACGCTCTCCCGAGGGCCCCCGGCAGAGCCAAGACCGGAGCCCCCTGCTCGCCAGCAAGGCCTCTCCCCCAAGAGGCTCCTGGACACCCCGAGCAGACAGGAGGCAGCCGGCCTGTCACAGGCCCGCCCAGCCGAGTGCTCCCTCTGTGCAAGGCCCCCCCAGCGCACCCGGCagccccccgcgcagccccccgCTGCGGGGCCCCCCGGCCAGGGGGGAAGGAGCGCCCAGCGCTGCGCCCGAGAGCCCGCCCGCGCAGGACGAGGCCTGCAGCCCCCCGGGCCCGCGCACAGAGGCCAGTTCCCCCTCCTCGCGCCCCTCGCCCTCGCCCCCCGTGTCGCCTGCTCTGGGGCGCAGGTGGCCGGGCGCTTctgggcagggcgggggcggcgcaGCCAGAGCCTCGGGGAACCCGCGCCCCCTCTTCTGGCCCGCGTCCTCGCCCGCGTTTGAAGCCGCCCCACCCGGGCCGCCGCCCCCTGAGGCTGGGGGCCCCCGGGGGACCCCCGCGGGCGGCTGGAGGAGCTCGGGGCCCGCGGCCAGGGCCGCCTCCCAGCGGGGCGGGGCTCTGTGCGCGCTCAACCCCCGGCCTTTCATCAGAAGGACCGCTTCGGACCCGCGCCCCGGCGGCCGCCCCCGGCTGCCCGCCCCCCGGGCGGCCGGCGACGCGGGGGGCTCCGCGCTCAGCAGGAGCAG CAGCAGTGAGGAGAGCCTCAAGAAGGACACAGAGCCATGGAACAGCCCCTGTGCCCCAGAACTGAAGGGTGGTAGCAGGGGTGCGTCTCCCCCAGAGCTCTGCGTGTTGGGCCACGGGCTGCAACGGGAGGTCAGAGCCAGCCGCACCCAGGACAAGCCTCAACAGAAAGAGGTAGCCTGACAGGCTAACCAACAGGGTGACACTGATGCCAGTCACCCCAGAAGGCAATGGGAGACAGCCAAGCATCAGACTGTCCCATAA